One window of the Armatimonadota bacterium genome contains the following:
- a CDS encoding 4Fe-4S cluster-binding domain-containing protein, which translates to MTGVVFNIMRFAVNDGPGIRTTVFLKGCPLRCLWCHNPESISP; encoded by the coding sequence ATGACCGGGGTCGTCTTCAACATCATGCGGTTCGCCGTGAACGACGGGCCCGGCATCCGGACGACCGTCTTCCTCAAAGGATGCCCGCTTCGCTGCCTGTGGTGCCACAACCCCGAGTCAATCTCTCC